One Desulfobacterales bacterium DNA segment encodes these proteins:
- a CDS encoding PAS domain S-box protein produces the protein MTEKPTYQELERRVKELESELSFRKKKEFFDFSIKEKNYQKLYNNTPVMMHFSNREGKILSVNNYWLKILGYKREEVIDRYSTDFLTEDSKLYAQKVVLKNLWEKGHVKDIEYQMLKKNGEIIDIMLSAEIEHDEYGNPSHSLAYIADVTERKNLEIDIIKNEARLRTILDSMYVSVMIIDSTTHHILDVNTCALNLIGAKKEDIIGHICHKFVCPAMEGNCPVSDLGINLEKSEREILTHDGKKIPIHKTVTKIKYNDQEALLETFIDIIDLKTAQDNLKTSLSEFEAIFNNSAVGIIQLKDGRFIHRANKRFCEILGYTEKEIIGINARYFYVSEQSFKEFGTKYFDKLIHGGIIQTEYQLRKKDGQSIWCYFHGKAIHPPELEKGVIWIIDDITERKQLEQLKEDVDRIIHHDLKSPLSTIIGFPEILMMDDNLTLKQIEFLENIESAGKKMLNMINLSLDLYKMETKKYQCMPAAVNIITLLKKITDEQEVIIRLKKLELEIFVNKNITKDNFQVIIYAEELLCYSMLSNLIKNAIEASPNWEKIFINVDNTENSSIITIHNKGLVPNEIKDKFFSKYSTFGKKKGTGLGTYSAKLIAETHGGSISMKTSEYDGTKVTVILPKKIK, from the coding sequence ATGACTGAAAAACCTACTTATCAAGAATTAGAAAGAAGAGTCAAAGAGTTAGAAAGTGAGCTGTCGTTTCGAAAGAAAAAAGAATTCTTTGATTTTTCTATAAAAGAAAAAAATTATCAAAAATTATACAATAATACCCCTGTAATGATGCATTTCAGTAATAGAGAAGGAAAAATATTATCTGTTAATAACTACTGGTTAAAAATACTTGGATATAAGCGTGAAGAAGTCATTGACAGGTATTCAACCGATTTTTTAACTGAAGATTCAAAACTATATGCTCAAAAAGTTGTTCTTAAAAATTTATGGGAGAAAGGCCATGTAAAAGATATTGAATATCAAATGCTAAAAAAAAACGGTGAAATCATAGATATTATGCTTTCCGCTGAAATTGAACATGATGAATATGGTAATCCGTCTCATTCATTGGCTTATATAGCTGATGTAACAGAACGAAAAAATCTTGAGATAGATATAATTAAAAACGAAGCCCGTTTAAGAACTATCCTGGATTCAATGTATGTTAGCGTTATGATTATTGACTCAACAACGCACCACATTCTTGATGTAAATACTTGTGCATTAAATTTAATAGGAGCTAAAAAAGAAGATATTATTGGCCATATTTGTCATAAATTTGTATGTCCTGCTATGGAAGGAAACTGTCCTGTTTCAGATTTAGGCATAAACTTAGAAAAATCTGAGCGGGAGATATTAACCCATGACGGTAAAAAAATTCCAATACATAAGACAGTTACAAAAATTAAATATAACGACCAAGAAGCCCTTTTAGAGACTTTTATTGACATCATTGATTTAAAAACAGCTCAAGATAATTTAAAAACTTCTCTTTCAGAATTTGAAGCTATTTTTAACAATAGCGCTGTCGGAATTATCCAGCTTAAAGATGGAAGATTTATACATCGAGCAAATAAAAGATTTTGTGAAATCCTTGGATATACTGAAAAAGAAATCATTGGAATAAATGCCCGGTATTTTTATGTATCAGAACAGAGCTTTAAAGAATTTGGAACTAAATATTTTGATAAGCTTATTCATGGGGGAATTATTCAAACTGAGTATCAACTCCGCAAAAAGGACGGACAGAGCATCTGGTGTTATTTTCATGGCAAAGCAATACATCCTCCTGAATTAGAAAAAGGAGTAATATGGATTATTGACGATATTACTGAACGTAAACAGCTTGAACAACTTAAAGAAGATGTAGATAGGATAATACACCATGATTTGAAATCCCCATTAAGTACAATAATTGGTTTTCCAGAAATTTTAATGATGGATGATAATTTAACTCTAAAACAGATCGAATTTTTGGAAAATATTGAATCTGCTGGGAAAAAAATGCTGAATATGATTAATCTGTCCCTTGACCTCTATAAAATGGAAACTAAAAAATACCAATGTATGCCTGCCGCAGTTAATATAATAACTTTATTAAAAAAAATAACCGATGAACAAGAGGTTATCATAAGGCTAAAGAAACTTGAATTAGAAATCTTTGTGAATAAAAATATTACAAAAGACAATTTTCAAGTTATTATTTATGCAGAAGAATTGCTATGTTATTCAATGCTATCAAATTTAATAAAAAATGCGATCGAAGCGTCACCAAACTGGGAAAAAATATTTATCAATGTGGATAATACAGAAAACAGTAGCATAATAACAATTCACAATAAAGGTTTAGTTCCAAATGAAATAAAAGATAAGTTTTTTTCTAAATATTCAACATTTGGGAAAAAAAAAGGAACAGGTCTTGGAACATACAGCGCTAAACTCATCGCTGAAACCCACGGGGGTTCCATCTCAATGAAAACATCCGAGTATGACGGCACTAAAGTTACAGTTATTTTACCTAAAAAAATAAAATAA
- a CDS encoding 3-isopropylmalate dehydratase large subunit, translating into MGKTIAEKIFESHFVDNPSGDIHVIKLDAVFCHEITTPIAILDLVEKGKDKVFDPKKIKAVIDHVTPAKDSQSAAQGKILREWSKRHGIEFFDIGRNGVCHAIFPENGFIRPGYTVIMGDSHTCTYGAFGAFAAGIGTTDLEVGIFKGVCAFHYPETIKIEVTGNLKNGVYAKDVILSIIGRIGVNGATNKVIEFTGSVIDNMSMEARMTLCNMAVEAGATCGICYPDITTVEYLWNFIKKEYITKSSALQSFRKLVSDGDAKYVNVIEHNIDSLEPQITYGYSPQNVKPVSEIQGTKIDQVYIGSCTNGRIEDLRVAASVLKGYRIHDSIRGIVSPATPQVFKQALDEGIIKIFMDAGFCVTNPTCGACLGMSNGILAEGEVCVSTTNRNFNGRMGKGGMVHLASPATAAATAIAGYVTNSALYQ; encoded by the coding sequence ATGGGAAAAACCATTGCAGAAAAAATTTTTGAATCGCATTTTGTAGATAATCCATCCGGCGATATTCATGTTATAAAGCTTGATGCTGTTTTTTGTCATGAAATTACAACTCCAATAGCAATACTTGACCTTGTAGAAAAAGGAAAAGATAAAGTTTTTGATCCTAAAAAAATTAAAGCTGTAATTGATCATGTAACACCCGCAAAGGATTCACAAAGTGCGGCTCAAGGTAAAATTTTAAGGGAATGGTCAAAAAGACATGGCATTGAATTTTTCGATATCGGCAGAAATGGTGTATGCCACGCTATTTTTCCTGAAAATGGTTTTATACGTCCAGGATACACGGTAATTATGGGTGATTCCCATACATGCACTTATGGAGCTTTTGGGGCGTTTGCTGCTGGAATCGGAACGACTGATCTTGAAGTTGGTATATTTAAAGGAGTATGCGCTTTCCATTATCCAGAAACTATTAAAATTGAAGTTACAGGTAATCTTAAAAATGGAGTTTATGCAAAAGATGTAATTCTTTCAATAATAGGCAGAATAGGAGTTAATGGCGCTACAAATAAAGTTATTGAATTTACAGGATCTGTTATTGATAATATGAGCATGGAAGCTCGAATGACTTTATGTAATATGGCTGTAGAAGCTGGCGCTACCTGTGGAATTTGTTACCCTGATATAACTACTGTAGAATATCTTTGGAATTTTATAAAAAAAGAATACATAACTAAATCATCGGCATTACAAAGTTTTAGAAAATTAGTTTCAGATGGTGATGCAAAATATGTCAATGTTATAGAGCATAATATTGACAGCCTTGAACCTCAAATTACTTATGGATATTCACCCCAAAATGTAAAACCTGTTTCTGAAATTCAAGGAACAAAAATTGACCAAGTATATATAGGATCATGCACAAATGGAAGAATTGAAGATTTAAGAGTCGCTGCATCAGTTCTTAAAGGTTATCGAATTCATGATTCAATTAGAGGTATAGTATCCCCAGCAACTCCACAGGTTTTTAAACAAGCCCTTGACGAAGGTATAATTAAAATATTTATGGATGCGGGTTTTTGCGTAACAAATCCTACTTGTGGAGCGTGCCTTGGTATGAGCAATGGAATATTAGCAGAAGGGGAAGTTTGTGTTTCAACGACAAATCGAAATTTTAATGGGAGAATGGGCAAAGGAGGGATGGTTCATTTAGCCAGTCCAGCAACAGCGGCAGCAACAGCGATAGCTGGGTATGTAACTAATTCAGCATTATATCAGTGA
- a CDS encoding transglycosylase SLT domain-containing protein — protein MNFTKFTLIFFVIGLILFPFSISLFLTNIGFLTNVVQKITEPSPCPCTNKLSYEYTYFKIPDSMTLCDEEIPINETYAREMLDREFHISVWDRAQVIMWLKRAGRYFPHIEKRLAEENMPDDIKYLPVAESSFIIYVRSRAGAVGPWQFMPGTAKAKGLIKSRYVDERCSFEASTDAALIYLKELKEMFGSWTLAMAAYNCGETRLKDSIEEQRTNNYYKLNLPIETERYIFRIAAIKLIMSNPEKYGYKLDPTELYETIDLDTAQIKINGHYHIRDLAEAIGTDFKTIKELNPYLIGTHIGKGEYNLKVPKNSSKKLKEFLSHTASKKDYSGERYYIIKKGDTLISISSETGVPISDLRELNNIKNSYIRAGQKLYLGE, from the coding sequence ATGAATTTTACTAAATTTACTTTAATATTCTTTGTTATTGGTTTAATTCTATTTCCATTCAGTATATCTTTATTTTTAACCAATATCGGATTCTTGACTAATGTAGTTCAAAAAATAACTGAGCCTTCTCCATGCCCATGCACTAATAAGCTTTCCTATGAATATACTTATTTTAAGATTCCTGATTCAATGACTTTATGCGATGAAGAAATCCCAATTAATGAAACGTATGCTCGAGAAATGCTTGATCGTGAATTCCATATTTCAGTATGGGATAGGGCTCAAGTAATAATGTGGTTAAAAAGAGCCGGAAGATATTTTCCTCATATTGAAAAAAGACTCGCTGAAGAAAACATGCCCGATGACATTAAATACCTTCCAGTCGCGGAAAGTTCTTTTATCATTTATGTAAGATCCAGAGCAGGAGCAGTTGGCCCTTGGCAATTTATGCCCGGAACTGCAAAAGCTAAAGGACTTATAAAATCAAGATATGTGGATGAAAGATGTTCCTTTGAAGCATCAACCGATGCTGCACTTATATATTTAAAAGAGCTTAAAGAAATGTTTGGAAGTTGGACTCTTGCAATGGCTGCTTACAATTGTGGAGAAACTCGTCTCAAAGACTCAATAGAAGAACAACGAACAAATAATTATTATAAATTGAATCTTCCAATAGAAACGGAAAGATATATTTTTCGTATAGCGGCTATAAAATTAATAATGTCAAATCCCGAAAAATATGGTTACAAATTAGATCCAACAGAGCTATATGAAACAATCGATTTAGACACAGCACAAATAAAAATTAATGGACATTACCACATAAGGGATCTTGCTGAAGCAATAGGAACCGATTTTAAAACAATAAAAGAACTAAATCCTTATTTAATAGGTACTCACATCGGTAAAGGAGAATATAACTTAAAGGTACCAAAAAATTCGAGTAAAAAACTTAAAGAATTTTTATCCCACACAGCTTCAAAAAAAGATTATTCAGGTGAGCGCTATTATATCATAAAAAAAGGAGATACTTTAATTTCAATTTCATCAGAAACTGGTGTTCCAATCTCCGATTTAAGGGAACTTAATAATATAAAAAATTCTTACATTAGAGCTGGCCAAAAATTATACCTTGGGGAATAA
- a CDS encoding two-component sensor histidine kinase, whose translation MSNKYYNKLVRSITSTVILVSIAPLIFTALVSGYFFHTAYKSRTIAYLKELVKEHKRTIDSFLWEKVADINVVSKSYTFETLNNEESLQELLKILQEEHKGVFVDLGFVNDKGIQSAYAGPFKLKQASYADAEWFTEAMKSKFYISDVFLGLRGLPHFIVAVKKEWEGKQWILRSTIDFVYFNKLVENIQIGKTGLAFIVNKKGAFQTKPRTGVKINNSNYLDLINNDTSKSLEAPPNNSDFYFLQKADEDNVIVVISEDQDNNRFINVITTLKYGDWILIYRQDIADAFENLYRARNFAVSIFIIGSLSIIFMAFIISRRVVGRIERIDQEKNMMNQQVIETGKLASIGELAAGIAHEINNPVAIMVEEAGWIEDLLTEEEFKDGANLEEFKRALKQINTQGKRCKEITYKLLSFARKTDSRIQEIQINDLIKEIVELSGQRAKYSNINVIMDLADNMPFVRLSPSEMQQVLLNIINNAFDAMEKTGGKFEIKTYTDDNYVAIDLSDNGPGIPEANLSRIFDPFFTTKPVGKGTGLGLSICYGIINKIGGKLDVKSIIGKGTTFTIKIPVEKEINKTQI comes from the coding sequence ATGAGCAATAAATACTATAATAAACTCGTAAGAAGCATAACATCAACGGTCATTTTAGTTTCAATAGCTCCACTTATATTTACAGCTCTTGTATCTGGATATTTCTTTCATACCGCCTATAAAAGCAGAACTATTGCTTATTTAAAAGAACTCGTAAAAGAACATAAAAGAACAATCGATAGCTTTTTATGGGAAAAAGTAGCTGATATCAATGTTGTGTCCAAGTCTTACACCTTTGAAACATTAAACAATGAAGAATCTCTACAGGAGCTTTTAAAAATTCTCCAAGAAGAACATAAAGGAGTGTTTGTTGATTTAGGGTTTGTTAATGATAAAGGAATTCAATCCGCTTATGCAGGACCATTTAAATTAAAACAAGCTTCTTATGCTGATGCCGAATGGTTTACAGAAGCAATGAAGAGTAAATTTTACATTAGTGATGTTTTTTTAGGGCTTAGAGGCCTGCCTCATTTTATCGTTGCAGTAAAAAAAGAATGGGAGGGAAAACAATGGATATTACGCTCTACAATTGATTTTGTTTATTTTAATAAACTCGTAGAAAATATCCAGATTGGAAAAACAGGTCTTGCTTTTATTGTAAATAAAAAAGGAGCATTTCAAACAAAACCAAGAACTGGCGTTAAAATAAATAATTCAAATTATTTGGATCTGATAAATAACGATACAAGTAAATCCCTTGAAGCTCCTCCAAATAATTCAGATTTCTATTTTTTACAAAAGGCTGATGAAGATAATGTAATAGTAGTTATATCTGAAGATCAAGATAATAATAGGTTTATAAATGTAATTACCACCTTAAAATACGGAGACTGGATACTAATTTATCGACAAGACATAGCCGATGCATTTGAAAATCTTTATAGAGCACGAAATTTTGCTGTTAGTATTTTCATTATAGGTAGTTTATCAATAATATTTATGGCTTTTATAATTTCAAGGCGAGTCGTTGGTCGCATAGAAAGGATTGACCAAGAAAAAAATATGATGAACCAGCAAGTAATTGAAACAGGAAAACTCGCTTCGATCGGAGAACTTGCTGCAGGTATTGCCCATGAAATTAATAATCCTGTAGCCATTATGGTTGAAGAGGCCGGATGGATTGAAGACCTTCTTACTGAAGAGGAATTTAAAGATGGTGCTAATTTAGAAGAATTTAAAAGAGCATTAAAGCAAATAAATACACAAGGCAAAAGATGTAAAGAAATAACCTATAAACTCCTTAGTTTTGCGAGAAAAACAGATTCAAGGATTCAGGAAATACAAATAAATGATCTTATAAAAGAAATAGTTGAATTATCAGGTCAAAGGGCAAAATACAGCAATATAAACGTTATAATGGATTTAGCCGATAATATGCCTTTCGTTCGTCTTTCTCCATCTGAAATGCAGCAAGTCCTCCTTAACATAATTAATAATGCCTTTGACGCAATGGAAAAAACAGGAGGAAAATTCGAAATAAAAACATATACTGATGATAATTATGTTGCGATAGATCTTTCAGATAATGGTCCAGGAATACCTGAAGCAAATCTATCCAGAATATTTGATCCTTTTTTTACAACAAAACCTGTAGGAAAAGGCACTGGTTTAGGTCTTTCAATTTGTTATGGCATCATAAATAAAATCGGAGGGAAGTTAGATGTAAAAAGTATAATCGGTAAAGGAACAACATTTACAATAAAAATTCCAGTAGAAAAAGAAATTAATAAAACACAAATATAA
- a CDS encoding response regulator — MSELADINVLLVDDEVSFVETLTKRLSKRNLSIGQAFSGNEGLDYLSNNSNVEVIILDVKMPGMDGIETLKHIKKKYPLLEVIMLTGHATVESAIEGMRLGAFDYLMKPCDIDQLISKVKDAASKKRQHEEKIVQARIKEITNRQA; from the coding sequence ATGAGTGAATTAGCAGACATTAACGTTCTTTTAGTAGATGATGAAGTTTCGTTTGTGGAAACTTTAACAAAAAGACTTTCTAAACGAAATCTTTCTATCGGTCAAGCTTTCAGCGGTAATGAAGGATTAGATTATCTTAGTAACAATTCAAATGTAGAAGTAATAATACTTGACGTTAAAATGCCGGGAATGGATGGAATTGAAACATTAAAACATATTAAAAAAAAATATCCTTTATTAGAGGTCATAATGCTGACAGGTCATGCTACCGTAGAAAGTGCGATTGAAGGTATGAGATTAGGCGCTTTTGACTACTTAATGAAGCCTTGCGATATAGATCAGCTTATTTCAAAAGTTAAAGATGCAGCTTCTAAAAAACGGCAGCACGAAGAAAAGATTGTTCAAGCAAGGATAAAAGAAATTACTAATAGACAAGCATAG
- a CDS encoding response regulator gives MFNKNNNKNCLIRILLADDEKAYVNVLSNRLAKRGIDSVKTYSGTEAIQNLRANDFDVAVIDLKMEDMDGIEVLKIFKKMDPNIEVIILTGHGSETAAMEGIQFGAFDYLIKPCDFDELVEKIKTAHQKKLYKQLTRQ, from the coding sequence ATGTTTAATAAAAATAATAATAAAAATTGTTTAATAAGAATTCTATTAGCTGATGATGAAAAAGCCTATGTTAATGTGCTTTCCAATAGATTAGCAAAAAGAGGAATCGATTCCGTCAAAACCTATAGCGGAACCGAAGCTATACAAAATTTGCGCGCCAATGATTTTGATGTGGCTGTAATAGATCTAAAAATGGAAGATATGGATGGAATAGAAGTATTAAAAATATTTAAAAAAATGGATCCGAACATAGAAGTCATAATACTTACAGGCCACGGATCAGAAACCGCAGCAATGGAAGGTATTCAGTTCGGAGCATTTGATTATCTTATAAAACCTTGTGATTTTGATGAGCTTGTAGAAAAAATCAAAACAGCTCACCAAAAAAAGTTATATAAACAATTAACTCGTCAATAA
- a CDS encoding DASS family sodium-coupled anion symporter, with amino-acid sequence MFLKSKWFQLGIAVLLGIIVMLIPRPEGTKYNIVGDKEQSLAQNVSEHFVIAPQKIKKEGEYFLERKDINAKNFDAKFLEKKLAELNLPKVQLEYVNGLSPKAMRFLAVLVVLIFLFVAEPIPLEITAICIAVSLVLTGITDVKNAWAPYMHPVVVFIMCCLIFAIALDKAGLTRRLGFFITKKAGTSVVRFTFFISIGLGIASSVMHDAAACAIGIATMLPLMRAAGIEPYSNTGKFMMLSLPFACSCGGMGTLIGGGRCMVSAAFLKEFTGGKYELSFFDWMLYAFPAAVLTVPIAVLIIYFVFRPNASKYQLPKFEEEIGPWTALEKKTLVIIVISFALWLTKGVHGLDYSITGMLGVASLVLFGIFKWEDINENLEWGTALFIFGGGLSLGLAMERSGAATYFANLFFPLVEGSGWLVLFISVAIFGALVTNAMANVAAAALILPIVIPMALLEGINPTIMALCLGMATSFAMLLVIGCPPNAIAYSYKYFKSSDLTKAGAIATPILITVLVVVASIWWKILGLV; translated from the coding sequence ATGTTTTTAAAGTCAAAATGGTTCCAGCTCGGAATTGCTGTATTGCTTGGAATTATTGTTATGCTTATACCAAGGCCAGAAGGAACTAAATATAATATAGTCGGAGATAAAGAACAAAGTTTAGCTCAAAATGTAAGTGAACATTTTGTAATAGCTCCACAAAAAATTAAAAAAGAAGGCGAATATTTCCTTGAAAGAAAAGATATTAATGCAAAAAATTTTGACGCTAAATTTCTTGAAAAAAAATTAGCAGAATTAAATTTGCCAAAAGTTCAACTTGAATATGTAAACGGACTTTCTCCGAAAGCTATGAGATTTCTTGCGGTTCTTGTAGTTCTAATATTTTTATTCGTAGCAGAGCCTATACCTTTGGAAATTACAGCTATTTGTATTGCAGTATCTTTAGTTCTAACTGGAATTACGGATGTCAAGAATGCTTGGGCTCCTTATATGCATCCTGTTGTAGTTTTTATCATGTGCTGCCTCATATTCGCAATAGCTCTTGATAAAGCAGGACTTACAAGAAGGCTAGGCTTTTTTATAACAAAAAAAGCCGGTACAAGCGTAGTAAGATTTACCTTTTTTATATCTATCGGACTTGGTATTGCTTCAAGCGTTATGCATGATGCCGCAGCCTGCGCTATAGGCATTGCAACTATGCTTCCATTAATGAGAGCTGCTGGAATAGAGCCTTATTCCAATACAGGAAAATTTATGATGCTTTCTCTTCCTTTTGCTTGTTCCTGTGGAGGAATGGGAACACTTATAGGCGGTGGCAGATGTATGGTTTCAGCTGCATTTTTAAAAGAATTTACTGGCGGTAAATACGAACTTAGTTTTTTTGACTGGATGTTATATGCATTTCCAGCGGCAGTATTAACAGTTCCAATTGCCGTTCTTATAATTTATTTCGTATTCAGACCTAATGCGAGCAAGTATCAACTGCCAAAATTTGAAGAAGAAATAGGTCCATGGACTGCTCTTGAAAAGAAAACTTTAGTTATAATTGTAATATCTTTTGCATTGTGGCTAACAAAAGGCGTTCATGGTCTCGATTACTCCATTACAGGTATGCTTGGTGTTGCATCCCTCGTTCTTTTTGGAATTTTTAAATGGGAAGACATTAATGAAAACCTTGAATGGGGAACTGCGTTATTTATATTTGGAGGAGGTTTATCTTTAGGTCTTGCTATGGAAAGAAGCGGTGCTGCTACTTATTTTGCTAATCTTTTCTTCCCTCTTGTTGAAGGAAGCGGATGGTTAGTTTTATTTATTTCAGTAGCTATATTCGGAGCACTTGTTACCAATGCAATGGCAAATGTTGCGGCAGCGGCATTAATTCTTCCGATTGTAATTCCAATGGCTTTACTTGAAGGCATAAATCCAACAATAATGGCATTATGTCTTGGTATGGCTACTTCATTTGCAATGCTGCTTGTAATTGGCTGTCCTCCAAATGCTATTGCTTACAGTTATAAATATTTTAAATCTTCAGACCTTACAAAAGCAGGTGCGATTGCTACTCCAATATTAATAACTGTTCTTGTAGTTGTAGCGTCTATTTGGTGGAAAATACTTGGACTTGTTTAA
- a CDS encoding response regulator yields MPNEIRLLFADDEVGFLEALSKRLKKRNLSPEICSSGEQCLEILKNKEMDVVVLDIKMPGMSGIDVLLKIKEQYLKTEVILLTGHANSQDGVEGIKSGAFDYLTKPIELEHLISKINQAYDKIVRQEEKKKEAEFKVRLEKQMIATERLVSLGTLASGVAHEINNPLAIINESAGWMKLLLKRKEIAELPIKADFELAIGKIEKGIERAKRITHQLLSFVRKSDSSVSEVNLKDLIEEVNQLTGKSASNKGIDINLKVEPEMSLIVSDPYKIRQVLINLVNNAIQSIDKNGKIIISLVNEPKFVLISIQDTGQGIPKENFNKIFEPFFTTKPPDQGTGLGLFVTKGIVEKLGGKIDLESRLGKGTTFFVRLPKNFEIQKDFDEEIPPDWIKRIKEQF; encoded by the coding sequence ATGCCAAACGAAATTCGTCTTCTTTTTGCCGATGATGAAGTTGGTTTCCTTGAAGCACTTTCAAAAAGGCTAAAAAAACGGAATTTATCGCCTGAAATATGCTCGAGCGGAGAACAATGTCTTGAAATTCTTAAAAACAAGGAAATGGACGTGGTTGTTCTTGATATAAAAATGCCGGGAATGAGCGGTATTGATGTTCTATTAAAAATTAAGGAACAATATCTTAAAACGGAAGTCATACTTTTAACTGGCCATGCAAATTCTCAAGATGGAGTTGAAGGCATAAAATCAGGAGCTTTTGATTATTTAACAAAGCCTATTGAGCTTGAACATCTTATTAGCAAAATTAATCAAGCTTATGATAAAATAGTCCGGCAAGAAGAAAAAAAAAAAGAAGCTGAATTTAAAGTAAGGCTTGAAAAACAAATGATAGCAACTGAAAGATTAGTATCTCTTGGAACTTTAGCTTCGGGGGTTGCCCATGAAATTAACAATCCCCTTGCTATAATAAATGAATCGGCAGGATGGATGAAGCTATTATTAAAAAGAAAAGAAATAGCTGAGCTACCAATAAAAGCTGATTTTGAATTGGCAATAGGCAAGATTGAAAAAGGAATTGAACGGGCAAAAAGAATTACCCATCAATTATTAAGTTTTGTCCGAAAAAGTGATTCTTCTGTATCTGAAGTTAATCTTAAGGATCTTATAGAAGAAGTGAATCAACTTACAGGAAAATCAGCCTCAAACAAAGGAATTGATATAAATTTAAAAGTTGAACCTGAAATGAGTTTAATAGTTAGTGACCCTTATAAAATAAGACAAGTTTTAATTAACCTTGTAAATAATGCTATTCAAAGCATTGATAAAAATGGAAAAATAATTATATCCCTTGTAAATGAACCTAAATTTGTGCTTATATCGATTCAGGATACAGGGCAAGGAATACCAAAAGAAAATTTTAATAAAATATTTGAACCATTTTTCACTACTAAACCCCCTGACCAAGGAACAGGTTTAGGCCTTTTCGTTACAAAAGGCATTGTTGAAAAATTAGGTGGAAAAATAGACCTTGAAAGCCGTCTGGGAAAAGGAACAACTTTCTTTGTAAGACTTCCAAAAAATTTTGAAATTCAAAAAGATTTTGACGAAGAAATACCTCCAGACTGGATAAAAAGAATCAAAGAACAATTTTAA
- a CDS encoding response regulator, which produces MIKIPIKVLLVDDEKDFVEMLGLRLKEIGERINMVHSGKDCLNTLSKTNIDVVVLDIKMPGMDGIETLKEIKKRYPLIEVILLTGHGSTETAVAGMKLGAYDYLLKPANFEELLEKLEGARNRKDEQEERIRKAEAKLLIRRTGSI; this is translated from the coding sequence ATGATAAAAATACCCATAAAAGTTTTATTAGTTGATGATGAAAAAGATTTTGTAGAAATGCTCGGATTAAGGCTTAAAGAAATAGGTGAACGCATTAACATGGTTCATAGCGGCAAAGACTGCCTTAATACTCTTTCAAAAACAAATATCGATGTGGTAGTATTAGACATAAAAATGCCGGGTATGGACGGAATAGAAACATTAAAAGAAATAAAAAAGAGATATCCTCTTATTGAAGTTATACTTCTTACTGGTCATGGAAGCACTGAAACCGCTGTTGCTGGTATGAAACTTGGCGCTTATGATTATCTTCTTAAACCTGCAAACTTTGAAGAACTTTTAGAAAAACTCGAAGGTGCAAGAAATAGAAAGGATGAGCAAGAAGAAAGAATAAGAAAAGCAGAAGCAAAACTTCTTATACGTAGAACTGGGTCAATATAA